The following coding sequences lie in one Cannabis sativa cultivar Pink pepper isolate KNU-18-1 chromosome 5, ASM2916894v1, whole genome shotgun sequence genomic window:
- the LOC115715596 gene encoding uncharacterized protein LOC115715596, protein MENQSQSTCEKLNGMATIVGAYVASAFFASLERCSCINLSTTDDHDGIDGSEESHDRPLMLSASRSVNLSDHRPQNDVVNLPV, encoded by the coding sequence aTGGAGAATCAGAGCCAGAGCACATGCGAGAAGCTTAACGGAATGGCTACCATAGTCGGTGCCTACGTGGCATCCGCCTTCTTTGCCTCATTGGAGCGTTGTTCTTGCATCAACCTTTCCACCACCGACGATCACGATGGGATCGACGGCAGCGAAGAGAGCCACGATCGTCCACTCATGCTCTCCGCTTCCAGATCTGTTAATCTCAGTGATCACCGACCTCAAAACGACGTCGTTAACCTCCCTGTCTGA
- the LOC115717391 gene encoding thylakoid lumenal 17.4 kDa protein, chloroplastic isoform X1 — MAATCSIPFPQNVFRDRFNSAKRHYCLTQQRFYSPSRVLCSGNRDGHPEVVKENSSHVNQIKNVACGILAVWAVSTASPVVAANQRLPPLSTEANRCERAFVGNTIGQANGVYDKPLDLRFCDFTNDKSNLKGKTLSAALMSDAKFDGADMSEVVMSKAYAVGASFKGVDFTNAVLDRVNFGKADLEGASFKNTVLSGSTFDDAKLKDVVFEDTIIGYIDLQKICRNESISEEGRAELGCR, encoded by the exons atggCAGCAACATGTTCAATTCCATTTCCCCAAAACGTTTTCAGAGACCGTTTCAACTCAGCCAAACGCCACTACTGTCTCACCCAACAACGTTTCTACTCACCATCTCGTGTTCTTTGCTCTGGCAA TAGAGATGGTCATCCGGAGGTGGTGAAGGAGAATTCGTCTCATGTAAACCAAATCAAGAATGTGGCTTGTGGGATTCTGGCTGTTTGGGCAGTCAGTACTGCCTCACCTGTTGTTGCAGCTAACCAG AGACTACCACCATTGTCTACAGAGGCGAATCGATGTGAACGAGCATTTGTTGGAAACACAATCGGTCAGGCAAATGGTGTGTATGACAAGCCACTCGATCTTCGGTTTTGTGATTTTACTAATGACAAATCCAACTTGAAAGGGAAAACCCTTTCGGCTGCGCTCATGTCTGATGCCAAATTCGATGGCGCTGACATGTCTGAAGTGGTCATGTCTAAGGCTTATGCTGTTGGAGCTAGCTTCAAGG GTGTTGATTTTACGAATGCGGTGTTGGATCGGGTTAATTTCGGAAAAGCTGATCTTGAAGGAGCTTCATTCAAGAACACAGTACTATCAGGGTCAACATTTGATGATGCAAAATTGAAAGATGTAGTATTTGAGGACACCATTATAGGTTACATTGATCTTCAGAAGATTTGTAGAAATGAAAGCATCAGTGAAGAAGGAAGAGCTGAATTGGGATGCCGGTGA
- the LOC115717391 gene encoding thylakoid lumenal 17.4 kDa protein, chloroplastic isoform X2 has protein sequence MAATCSIPFPQNVFRDRFNSAKRHYCLTQQRFYSPSRVLCSVSRDGHPEVVKENSSHVNQIKNVACGILAVWAVSTASPVVAANQRLPPLSTEANRCERAFVGNTIGQANGVYDKPLDLRFCDFTNDKSNLKGKTLSAALMSDAKFDGADMSEVVMSKAYAVGASFKGVDFTNAVLDRVNFGKADLEGASFKNTVLSGSTFDDAKLKDVVFEDTIIGYIDLQKICRNESISEEGRAELGCR, from the exons atggCAGCAACATGTTCAATTCCATTTCCCCAAAACGTTTTCAGAGACCGTTTCAACTCAGCCAAACGCCACTACTGTCTCACCCAACAACGTTTCTACTCACCATCTCGTGTTCTTTGCTCTG TTAGTAGAGATGGTCATCCGGAGGTGGTGAAGGAGAATTCGTCTCATGTAAACCAAATCAAGAATGTGGCTTGTGGGATTCTGGCTGTTTGGGCAGTCAGTACTGCCTCACCTGTTGTTGCAGCTAACCAG AGACTACCACCATTGTCTACAGAGGCGAATCGATGTGAACGAGCATTTGTTGGAAACACAATCGGTCAGGCAAATGGTGTGTATGACAAGCCACTCGATCTTCGGTTTTGTGATTTTACTAATGACAAATCCAACTTGAAAGGGAAAACCCTTTCGGCTGCGCTCATGTCTGATGCCAAATTCGATGGCGCTGACATGTCTGAAGTGGTCATGTCTAAGGCTTATGCTGTTGGAGCTAGCTTCAAGG GTGTTGATTTTACGAATGCGGTGTTGGATCGGGTTAATTTCGGAAAAGCTGATCTTGAAGGAGCTTCATTCAAGAACACAGTACTATCAGGGTCAACATTTGATGATGCAAAATTGAAAGATGTAGTATTTGAGGACACCATTATAGGTTACATTGATCTTCAGAAGATTTGTAGAAATGAAAGCATCAGTGAAGAAGGAAGAGCTGAATTGGGATGCCGGTGA